The window GCTCAAGCACCTGGTCAATCAAACCGTCGAACAGGTGCCCGAGCTTCTCATCGCGGTTCATCAGATTTTGAGCTGGACCGGCGCGGTGGTGAGCGGGCGCGAGGCTTTCACGCGGCCCCAGATCGCCATGACAGTACCGACCAAGCCGCCGATCGCGGAGGCCACGGTGGTCACGTCCGTGCCGAACTGCGAAATGAGCTCGGGCGTGATGTCGATACCAGCGGCGCGGGCGAGGACCGGAAGAACGGTCGACGCGGCCGTGATGAGGATGCCCCAAATGGTGACGCTCTTGCCCCACCAAACAGGCGCGGGCTCGGGGGTCGGCGAGGGCGCGGTGCCAACGGTGTCAGTCAATGGCTTCTCCTTCGGTTGTGCTTCGGGGGAAAGGGCGGAGTTGGCAACGGAGAGGGCGAGGTCGAGTGTGCGCTTGTTGCGCGCGAGCCATCCCTTGCCGAACCGCCAGAAGGTTGCGATGCCGCGGTAGTGCTGCTCACGGGCTTCGCTGTACTTGCGGAGCGCTTCACGCACGTCCGCGACGCGGGCCAAGGCGAGAGTGTCAGGCCCCATTTCGCCGTCGACTTCGGAGCCTATTGCGCGCTGCAGGAACTCGGCCGCGCGACGAACTCCTTGGTTCACAGAGGAGTCAAAATGCATGACCGCGAGGGCGGGCGGGAGCTGGTCGGCCCACGAGGCAAACCAGTACCGGGTGACGTAGATAGCCCGAACCTCCTCCTCGCTGAGGCCAGCCTGCAGCTCGGCCTTGAGAGCCCCGTAGTTGCTCTCCAGGTTGACCTCACGCCACGCCGCGAGGGTGCCTATGGTGACGCCGCGGAAGGTCGGCCCGCCGTTGTCGTACGGGTCGTCCGTGTAGCCGCCCTCCACTTCCGGGCTCACCACGTACTTGTACGCGATGTCGAACACGTCAGAGAGGCGCGCCTGCTCCGCGTCGCCGGGCCAACGGTACGCCCGCACGTCCGCCTTCGAATACTCCGCGTAACAAACGCTATCGCTCTGATTGCCACCCTGGCAGAGGATCGTCTTCTCGCGGATCTCGACGACGTTCGTGACGTGCCCGAGGTCGGGGTTGTCGCCTCGGTCGAAGACGGCAGCGCAGCCGATGCGGGGCTCGCTAAGCTTGAGGCCCCAATCGAGGTACGACTTCGCCATCAGGGAACGCGTGGAGCGGAGCCCAACGCGCTCGT of the Hyphomicrobium album genome contains:
- a CDS encoding TIGR02594 family protein, producing MDKAQWPLWLLAGHAHYGTREHASGHNGNILNFFVMVRAFDSARDEIAWCAAYEGACYERVGLRSTRSLMAKSYLDWGLKLSEPRIGCAAVFDRGDNPDLGHVTNVVEIREKTILCQGGNQSDSVCYAEYSKADVRAYRWPGDAEQARLSDVFDIAYKYVVSPEVEGGYTDDPYDNGGPTFRGVTIGTLAAWREVNLESNYGALKAELQAGLSEEEVRAIYVTRYWFASWADQLPPALAVMHFDSSVNQGVRRAAEFLQRAIGSEVDGEMGPDTLALARVADVREALRKYSEAREQHYRGIATFWRFGKGWLARNKRTLDLALSVANSALSPEAQPKEKPLTDTVGTAPSPTPEPAPVWWGKSVTIWGILITAASTVLPVLARAAGIDITPELISQFGTDVTTVASAIGGLVGTVMAIWGRVKASRPLTTAPVQLKI